ACGGCTTCGGCGGCCTCTACCTCAAGGACAGCGACGTCGCGGTGCTCGACGACACCGTCCGCCCGCTCACCGCCGGCAGCATTCCCTCGGACGCGAACTCCGCCATGCTCGACCCGGCGGACGCCGAGCGTCTGTGGGCCGTCAGTGAGCAGCTGCTGGCCTGACGACTCGTCGCGGTATCGTGCTGTCGGGTATCTGATCGATCAGGAGGTGCGGATGACCGCGGAGATGGTCGCGCCGGCCTGGATGCACGAGCAGGTCACGGCCGAGCAATACGCGACGTGGACCCCGGAGCAATGTGCGGGCATCGAGATCGTGGACGGGATGGTTCTGGTGAGTCCAAGCGCCTCCAAGCGCCACAACCGCCTGGCCCGCCTGCTGGCGAACGCCTTGGACGTAGCGGCAGGCTCAGACTGGAACGCCGACACCGACTTCGATGTGCGCCTACAGGACCTTCCGCTCAACAACCGCCGCCCTGATGTCACGGTGTACCGGGCCGAGACCATCGACATCAGCCCTACCCGTCCCGAACACGTCCTGCTCGTGGTCGAGGTGGTCTCCCCCGGTTCGGAAACCACCGATCGCATCGTTAAGGCCGACCAGTACGCCAAGGCCGGCATCCCGTTCTACTGGCGAGTCGAACAGGCCCCCACCGGGGCACCCGTCGTCCATACCTATGTGCTTGATGCTTCCGTGGGCCACTACCGCGACGACGAAGTCTTCACCGGCTCCCTGAAGGTGGCAGCTCCCTTCACTGTCGAGGTCGATCTCAGGCAGATCTGAGCGAGCCGAGCCAGCGGCTCAGGACGGACCGGAATCTTGCGAAAGTCCCGACGTCGCCCCTGGTGGCGGGTTCTGCCTCGGGTCAATCATGTGCCCCGAAGTCAGCCGGGAGAGGGCGCTCCCAGGACCGGGTCGTAGGGTCCCCGGTGGTCACTCAGCAGCGCCGTCCCCCCGTTGCGGTAACGCGCCCGCACCGCCGTCCGGGAGGCGTTGGCGGCCAGCCCGCGTGCCTCGAGACCGGCGTCCACCATTGCTCTTTCGATCTGCTGGGCGAGCCCTTCGGGATCCGGGGTGCCGAGCAGCCAGTACCTGAACAACGGGTCGCCGGTGGCCGAGTTGAAGCCGCAGACCAGCAGAGCCCGGTCCGACAGGTTGTTCAGGTAGGTGGGCGAACGGTCCTGGAAGTCGGGGTGAAACACCACCGCGGTGGCGTTCTCGACCACGTGCACCCGCCCCGGGTCGATCGTCTCCCAGGGCACCGTCAGCCGGGTCCGCCGGCGCCAGCCGGTGGCCAGCCCCCGCTCCCGCACCCAGTGCCGGGTGGCCAGGCCGGTCAGGACGATCAGGAAGTACGTCAGCGGGGCCATGCAGACGATGACGGCCACGGCCAGATTCGTCCCGTCCGGCCCCCAGGGAATGAGCAGGGCCAGGGCAGCCAGGATCACCGAGACCACCAGCACCACGGCCATCGGGCGGGCGGTCGGCGCGGTCCGGAACTGCGCCCGCACCCGGCCCAGTTCCGACGCGTCGAGCATGACGAGCCGCTTCAGACCGGTCACCAGCTCCGGGTCGTCCGGGCCCTCGACCTGGAAGAACGGTGTGGTCGCCATCAGACCCCCCGCAGCGGCTCGAGTGCGTCGTCCCAGCGTGCCCGGACGTCCCGGGCAGTGGCGCCGAGATAGTGCATGCCCGCAGGGCTTTCCCTGGCCACGTAGTAGGCGCCGGTGCCGGCGTGGACGCTGCCCCAGGTCTCCCGGGGCGCGCCGTCGGCGGCGTCGAAGCGGGTGATCACCGTCGACTTCTCGCAGACGGCCACCACGTACGGCGGGGCGGCCTCGGCCGCGGAGCCGTTCACCGGGGGAACCACCACGTCCAGGAACGGCCGCTCCTGAACGGGGTCGGTGGCACCGGACCATTCGGTGAGCACCCTCACCCAGTGATCCCGGTCGGCCAGGGTGAATTCGTGCACGCCGATCGGGGTGATCTTCTCGCCCAGCCACAGCCCTTCGGGGTGGCTGTACAGGACGTGCCACTGTGCCCGCCCCTGAGCCCGGTGCTCGGCGACCACCACGGTCGGCACCTGCCGCCGGAGGCTGAGCAGGGCCAGCAGGTCGGGGTCGGCCTCGAAGGTGATCTCGCCGGACTCCTCGTTGACCGGGATCGCCCGGTAGAGCCCTCGCGCGGTCAGCCCGCGCAGCGCAGCCACCACCGCCACCTGCCCCTCCTGCTGCGACAGGGCGGAGAACCAGGGGCTCGGCGCGAACGGGCGACCGTCCGCGGCGTCCAGCCCCACCAGCTCCTCGTCGGTGTAGCTGCCCAGCTCCAGCGGACCGGTGAGCGCCACGGTGAGCAGCTCGAGCCGGCTGGCGGCGACCTCGGCCGAGGGCTCGTCGACCAGTTCCGTACTCATCCGAACATGCCCTTCCAGAGTTTCTTGGCGCTGTCGCCCACCACGACGGCCGCATCGCCGACCGCGTCGGCCCCGGTCGAGAGCGCGTGTCCGATCGCCTCACGGTTCTCGTAGGCCCAGGCCCCGGCCGCCACCAGCCCCGCCCCCACCACGACGACCGGCAACGCCGGGCCGGAGGCCAGCCCGAAGGCGAGCGCCGTGGCCGCCCCGCCGCTGATGATCGAGGCGCCACCACCGATGCCCCGGGCCACCCGGTCGTCGGTGGCCGACTCGGTGTCGGTGATCGCGGAGTAGATGTCCGCCCCGCCGGAGACCACCGCCACCGGTCCGGCCACCTTGGCCATCACCGGAGTGACCTTGCGGAACGGCTTGGTCAGCTTGTCCAGCTTGCCGACCTTACCGAGGACGTCGGCCTCGGACAGCTTCGGGAACGTCTTCAGCAGTTCTTTCATCGCCGGCCCGTCGCCCTTGAGCTTGCGCAGCGATTTGTACAGCAGCTGGGCCCGCTTGGCGTCGAGCTGGCTCTGCCGAACGTCCAGCGGCAGGCCGGCGCCCTTCTTGTAGAGCTTGAGGGCGTCCTTCTCCAGCTTGGTGTATTGCTTGAGCACCTTCGGGTCGGACAGGTCCGGGGAGGCGCCCTTGAGCGCCTGGTACTTGCTCAGGGCCTGGAGATACTGGGCCCGTTCTGGAACGGCCGAGGACGGGGCCAGGCCGTAGCGGGCCAGCACCACGGCCATGCTGACTTTCCCTGCCTTCTTGGCCAGGCCGGTCAGGGGCGAGTAGGTGTTCCAGTAGGAGATCAGCGGCCCCAGGCCGTCGGTCAGGTGGTCGTCGAGCGTCTGCCCCTTGGTCAGCGCCGCCTCGACCAGCCGAACACCCTCGTCCACATAGTCCTGGCGCTCGCGCGCGTAGACGCCCGCGTCGGCCGGGTCGCCGAACACGGTCGGTGGGGTCACCGCGTCGCTCACCGTGCCGGAGTGGGCGATGCTCAGGCCCTTGCGGGAGGCGTAGTCCTCGGCGTCACCGACCGCCCGGACCACGCCCGCCATCTCGTCGGCGGCATCGGCCAGGGCCTTGCGCAGCGAGGCCACCGAGTCGATGTGCTCGGCCAGGGTCTTGGTGAGCACCTCGGCGGCCTGCCGGGCCGCCTGCCCGGCGGTGCCGTCCCAGGTCGCCGGGCTGGCGTTCGGCAGGGCCTCCTCGACCCGCTGCAATTCGTCCTCGATCCGCCGGGCCTCCCGGAAGCCGTTCTCCAGCGGTTCTTCCTTCCAGGTCTTCAGCTGGCCCCAGGGGACGCTCATGAGCCCTGCCCCGTCGGCACCGGGGTCGGCGTGGGCCCGGCCGCCGGGGTGGGGGCGCCCGGCGTGGTCGTAGCGCTCGGCCACCCGGGTGCCGGGGCACTGCCGGGGGTCGGCGGGACATCGGGGGTCTGGATGTTTTGGTAGTCCTGTGCACCTCGCCGGTCCGAGCCGCGATACCCGGCTGCTGCCACGTCGAGTGCCACCCCGTAGCCGTCCGCCGCGAGGGACCAGTTCCTGAGCGTCCCCTCCAGGGTCGCCTGCACCGCCTCGATCAGGGCCGCCGCAGTACTGCCCGGCATCGCCCCCTTCACCGGGCCGATGTCCGGTTTGATCGCCGCGGCATCATCGGCCAGCGCCCGGGCCTTGTCACCGGCCTGGTTCATCTCACCGGGCTTCGCCCGGAAACTCTCCACCATTTCCGCCCCCCTCGGGCACCCCACCACGAAGGTTGCACTGTACTGAAAAGTAGTGAACGGCCCAAGCCGTTCATCGGGCACGATTACGGTGGCGCCGAGGCCGGCGAAAGAATGTCTGGTTCAGCGGGTTGCGCTGCCACGATGACGGAAACCCTGACCTGTTGAACACTTCAGGAGCCCCGCCCTCCGCCGGTGGCCTCCCCGAGCCGGGCCGGCAGCGCCCGCACCCTGTTCATGTAGGTGAACTGCCCTGTCAGGACGGCCGATTCGGTGGCCCACCCAGCTCGGCGCGCCGTTCGGCCACGGCCGGCCGGGTCAGCCCCAGTCCGGCGCGGCCACCGGCAGGGCGGTGGCTCCTTCCGGCCGGAACCCGTCGAAAATGATGGCCAGGTAACGCTTCCAGCTGTCGGGCGACGGGTTCGGCAGGAAGTCGACGGCGTGCACGGGGGTGCACATGAGCGCGAACACGTCCGTTCCCGTGAGGTCGGGCCGAATCGCCTTCGCCTCCTGCGCCTTCGTGACCAGGGCAGTGATGGTGGCGTGCAGTTCGTCGCGGAGTGCGAGCACCCGGGAGTCGTTCCCGGTGATCGATTGCAGGAACAGCAGGTCGTTCTGCCGGATGTTGTCCGCAGTCTCGGTCAGCAGTTGCAGCAGCGCCGCCCCGGGGTCGCTGGCGGTCAGCAGTCGCTCGGCGATGGCGATGAGGGCGGCGAAATGCCCGCTGACGATGGCCGCGATCAGGTCTTCCTTAGTGGCGAAGTGGCGGAAGATCGTCCCCTTGGCCACCCCTGCCCGCCGGGCGATGTCCGCGACCGAGGCGTCCAATCCCTTCTCGGTGAACTCCTCCTCGGCGGCGGCCAGGAGAAGTTCGCGGTTGCGGGTCGCGTCCGCGCGTTGGTTGCGTCCTGTCGGCACTGCCCCATCCTACAAGTTGACCGCTCGGTCATTTTAGAGTTACGGTCCCCGAGTCAACATGACCGAGCGGTCATCTTATCGTCGCGCCGGTCTCTTCTCCTCATCGAGGGACTTCCCATGCAGATTTCCGGTGCCACTGCCCTGGTCACGGGGGCCAACCGCGGTCTCGGCCGCCAGTTCGCGATCGAGCTGCACCGTCGTGGGGCCAAGGTCTACGCCACCGCCCGCCGCCCCGAGCAGGTCGACGTCCCCGGCGTCGAGGCACTGCGTCTGGACATCACCGACCAGAGCTCCGTGGAGGAGGTGGCCGCAACCGCCGGCGACGTCGACCTCCTGATCAACAATGCGGCCTTCACCGGCGGCGGGAACTTCCTGACCGGCGACCCGCGCGACATCCGGGAGACGATGGAATCGAACTACTTCGGCACCCTGGCCATGATCCGGGCCTTCGCTCCCGTGCTCGCCCGCAACGGCGGCGGGGCCGTGCTGAACGTCCTGTCCGGGGTCGCCTGGCAGACCGTCGTCGGCAACACCTCCTACGCCGCGGCCAAGTCCGCGGAGTGGAGCCTGACCAACGGGGTCCGCATCGAGCTGGCCGACCAGGGAACCCTGGTCTCCGCCCTCGT
Above is a genomic segment from Kineosporia corallincola containing:
- a CDS encoding Uma2 family endonuclease, which produces MTAEMVAPAWMHEQVTAEQYATWTPEQCAGIEIVDGMVLVSPSASKRHNRLARLLANALDVAAGSDWNADTDFDVRLQDLPLNNRRPDVTVYRAETIDISPTRPEHVLLVVEVVSPGSETTDRIVKADQYAKAGIPFYWRVEQAPTGAPVVHTYVLDASVGHYRDDEVFTGSLKVAAPFTVEVDLRQI
- a CDS encoding WXG100 family type VII secretion target gives rise to the protein MSVPWGQLKTWKEEPLENGFREARRIEDELQRVEEALPNASPATWDGTAGQAARQAAEVLTKTLAEHIDSVASLRKALADAADEMAGVVRAVGDAEDYASRKGLSIAHSGTVSDAVTPPTVFGDPADAGVYARERQDYVDEGVRLVEAALTKGQTLDDHLTDGLGPLISYWNTYSPLTGLAKKAGKVSMAVVLARYGLAPSSAVPERAQYLQALSKYQALKGASPDLSDPKVLKQYTKLEKDALKLYKKGAGLPLDVRQSQLDAKRAQLLYKSLRKLKGDGPAMKELLKTFPKLSEADVLGKVGKLDKLTKPFRKVTPVMAKVAGPVAVVSGGADIYSAITDTESATDDRVARGIGGGASIISGGAATALAFGLASGPALPVVVVGAGLVAAGAWAYENREAIGHALSTGADAVGDAAVVVGDSAKKLWKGMFG
- a CDS encoding TetR/AcrR family transcriptional regulator, which produces MPTGRNQRADATRNRELLLAAAEEEFTEKGLDASVADIARRAGVAKGTIFRHFATKEDLIAAIVSGHFAALIAIAERLLTASDPGAALLQLLTETADNIRQNDLLFLQSITGNDSRVLALRDELHATITALVTKAQEAKAIRPDLTGTDVFALMCTPVHAVDFLPNPSPDSWKRYLAIIFDGFRPEGATALPVAAPDWG
- a CDS encoding SDR family NAD(P)-dependent oxidoreductase produces the protein MQISGATALVTGANRGLGRQFAIELHRRGAKVYATARRPEQVDVPGVEALRLDITDQSSVEEVAATAGDVDLLINNAAFTGGGNFLTGDPRDIRETMESNYFGTLAMIRAFAPVLARNGGGAVLNVLSGVAWQTVVGNTSYAAAKSAEWSLTNGVRIELADQGTLVSALVPGLIDTPTLREFCANLGVPLAEAAMVKPAELVKRALDGIEQGEIEILDRVAASMKAALPGPPVAFDLVSAASGS